Part of the Xylocopa sonorina isolate GNS202 unplaced genomic scaffold, iyXylSono1_principal scaffold0014, whole genome shotgun sequence genome, CTCAGGGCCTCCACTTGACTTGACACGCACCTACGAACCCTGAAATTTAAAATTTCGATCACTAAGGGCCTCCACTTGACTTGACACGCAACTGAGAGCtctaaaatttgaaatttcgattGCTCAGGGCCTCCACTTGACTTGACACGCAACTGAGAGCtctaaaatttgaaatttcgattGCTCAGGGCCCCCACTTGACTTGATACGCAACTGAGAGCtctaaaatttgaaatttcgattGCTCAGGGCTCCCATGTTTCTTAATTCACTCCTGGATAAGAACGATTTAAATCGTTATATATGAGAGTACTAATGTTCTCAATGACTGGAGTTAATCATTTTTAGAGCCAATTCATGATTTGATTGCAGAAAGAATTACTACGATGACGTAATCGATTATCTGAACCAAAGGCAGAAAGGGCTGTATCGAGAACCACCGAGGGCGCAGGAGTGGGCCGAGCGAACGCTCAGAACCTACGACGAGAAGAACCTCGACAAGAGCGTGAAACGATCAGCTGATTTGAAATACATAATCAACATGAGACACGAGCCCAGATATTACAGCTACCATACTCGAGCGTATTACAGTCTGAAGTATCAAAAGATCTTGTAAACTCATTCTTCTTGTTAACCACTATAATTCGAGTCGACACCATCGACGAAATTACAGTCGTTTTAATGTTCCATTCGTGACTCTAAATTTTTATAACATCGACGATCATATTTCTCTCTGTTCTGTAAATTTTGTATTCGCTGGAATTATTcctcttatttttttttcttcttaaagAACGTAACTATAAGTCGTTAATTAAGTAAAGCGCATTGTTAAGTAACGCGACTACCAATACAAAGTATATGTATCTGTTTAGTCAAAATTTATAATCAATTTGCTATTTCAATTATTGT contains:
- the LOC143431843 gene encoding flightin-like, with the translated sequence MWADEEPAPWDIEETPEEQPEGAPAEGAAAGEAPPEKIQIKLEKIEPPHYNRHWVRPIFLNYAYLYDYRKNYYDDVIDYLNQRQKGLYREPPRAQEWAERTLRTYDEKNLDKSVKRSADLKYIINMRHEPRYYSYHTRAYYSLKYQKIL